One Streptomyces sp. NBC_00554 DNA segment encodes these proteins:
- a CDS encoding ABC transporter ATP-binding protein: MTTPDTQRPRPGSDILRTALRRNVGAMVSGTVLMGLYQAGETAFPIALGLIVEHTLQDRSLGSLALSIAGLAVIITTVSLSWRFGMRVLQKANTTEAHRWRVRVAECGLQPVARDVDLKSGEVLTIATEDADQTADIIEVVPLLISSLVAVLVAAVALGLADIRLGLLVIVGTVAILSILSVMSKRIGASTQEQQARVARAGAKVADLIIGLRPLHGFGGNHAAFRSYRKVSTEAKHQSITVAKVNGVYAGTALALNAVLAVAVTLTAGWLAFDGQITIGELVMAVGLAQFIMEPLKLFSEMPKYVMIARASAQRMALVLSAPQVATPGTQLPVAGGDLEIDCVRYGSLRKVKFRVSAGEFVAIAAYQPRAAADLASILAMNVPPDAYEGVVRVSGQELADLSIEAVREHLLVNPYDGEIFAGTLRTNIDPSGTSRTVPEAVEASMLTDVVALHREGLDYGVRDRGANLSGGQRQRLSLARALAADTDVLVLRDPTTAVDAVTEQLIARNIAKLRRGRTTLVLTSSPALLDAADRVLVLNEGVITAEDTHRNLLAKDEAYCSAVAR, from the coding sequence ATGACAACTCCTGACACGCAGCGGCCCCGACCGGGGTCCGACATCCTCCGGACCGCACTGCGTCGCAATGTCGGCGCCATGGTCTCGGGCACCGTCCTCATGGGCCTGTACCAGGCGGGTGAGACCGCCTTCCCGATCGCGCTCGGCCTGATCGTCGAGCACACGCTGCAGGACCGGAGCCTCGGCTCGCTCGCCCTGTCGATCGCAGGGCTGGCCGTGATCATCACGACCGTGTCGCTGTCGTGGCGGTTCGGGATGCGCGTCCTGCAGAAGGCCAACACGACCGAGGCGCACCGCTGGCGGGTGCGGGTCGCGGAATGCGGGCTCCAGCCGGTGGCCAGGGACGTCGACCTCAAGTCCGGCGAGGTGCTGACCATCGCCACCGAGGACGCCGACCAGACCGCCGACATCATCGAGGTGGTGCCGCTGCTGATCAGCTCACTGGTCGCGGTGCTGGTCGCGGCGGTCGCGCTGGGCCTGGCCGACATCCGGCTCGGCCTGCTGGTGATCGTGGGTACCGTCGCGATCCTGTCGATCCTGAGCGTGATGTCCAAGCGGATCGGCGCCAGCACCCAGGAACAGCAGGCCCGAGTGGCGCGGGCCGGCGCGAAGGTCGCCGACCTGATCATCGGCCTGCGCCCGCTGCACGGCTTCGGCGGCAACCACGCGGCGTTCCGGTCCTACCGGAAGGTCAGCACGGAGGCGAAGCACCAGTCGATCACCGTCGCCAAGGTGAACGGCGTGTACGCGGGCACCGCGCTGGCCCTCAACGCCGTCCTCGCCGTGGCGGTGACCCTGACGGCGGGCTGGCTGGCGTTCGACGGCCAGATCACCATCGGGGAACTCGTCATGGCCGTAGGCCTCGCGCAGTTCATCATGGAACCGCTGAAACTCTTCTCGGAGATGCCGAAGTACGTGATGATCGCGCGGGCTTCGGCCCAGCGGATGGCGCTGGTGCTGTCCGCGCCGCAGGTCGCGACCCCGGGGACGCAACTCCCGGTCGCCGGCGGGGACCTCGAGATCGACTGCGTCCGGTACGGGTCCCTGCGCAAGGTGAAGTTCCGGGTGTCCGCCGGCGAGTTCGTGGCGATCGCCGCCTACCAGCCGCGCGCGGCGGCCGACCTGGCGTCGATCCTCGCCATGAACGTGCCGCCCGACGCGTACGAGGGAGTGGTACGGGTCAGCGGGCAGGAGCTCGCGGACCTGTCGATCGAGGCGGTCCGCGAACACCTCCTGGTGAACCCCTACGACGGGGAGATCTTCGCGGGCACCCTCCGTACGAACATCGACCCGTCCGGCACCAGCAGGACGGTCCCCGAGGCCGTCGAGGCGTCCATGCTCACCGACGTCGTCGCCCTCCATCGCGAAGGACTCGACTACGGCGTCCGCGACCGCGGCGCGAACCTTTCCGGGGGCCAGCGCCAACGGCTGTCCCTGGCCCGCGCCCTGGCCGCCGACACCGATGTCCTGGTCCTGCGCGACCCGACAACAGCCGTCGACGCGGTCACCGAACAGCTCATCGCGCGCAACATCGCGAAGCTGCGCCGAGGCCGCACCACCCTCGTCCTCACCAGCAGCCCGGCCCTCCTGGACGCCGCCGACCGGGTCCTCGTACTGAACGAAGGCGTCATCACAGCCGAGGACACCCACCGCAACCTCCTGGCCAAGGACGAGGCTTACTGCTCGGCGGTGGCGCGGTGA
- a CDS encoding alpha/beta hydrolase-fold protein yields the protein MRPVSGRAADMENVFVDFGMSGDPGSEEFWAAAGTPASKPADDGGWSTLFLWRGSPASIEFESWSDPVPMHRWGDTDCWYAEVRMPARLRVTYQFLAGDAAYADPFNPVGAGGDRSIAATPDAPAQPHWPVVGASDVLPVPDTRLRWSSERLGGRRTVRVHPAGGGGPVVLLLDGDDWLYLHPATTAFDSAVASGEMPPVTLVFLPTRDRQAEFGCRPELWEAVRDELLPLAAESGVRADLDRLVVAGQSLGGLSAVYAALEFPDLVSRVACQSGSFWWTPDAMGLADPLGGPLGGSIAARLRDRGPELSGLRVAFDVGEHETRMLPHCEPVEALAAQAGAAVRVSRSASGHDRAGWRHALLRDVAWALGAPRGAA from the coding sequence ATGCGTCCCGTCTCCGGCCGCGCGGCCGATATGGAGAACGTCTTCGTCGACTTCGGAATGTCCGGAGACCCTGGCTCCGAGGAGTTCTGGGCGGCGGCGGGGACACCCGCGTCGAAACCTGCCGACGACGGCGGCTGGTCGACCCTGTTCCTGTGGCGCGGGTCTCCGGCGAGTATCGAGTTCGAGAGCTGGTCGGATCCGGTGCCCATGCACCGATGGGGCGACACTGACTGCTGGTACGCCGAGGTGCGCATGCCCGCGCGGCTACGGGTGACGTACCAGTTCCTGGCGGGCGACGCGGCGTACGCCGACCCGTTCAACCCGGTCGGTGCGGGCGGTGACCGGTCCATCGCCGCGACCCCGGACGCACCGGCCCAGCCGCACTGGCCCGTCGTCGGCGCTTCCGACGTGCTGCCCGTCCCGGACACCCGGCTCCGCTGGAGCAGCGAACGGCTCGGCGGGCGGCGCACCGTGCGAGTCCACCCGGCGGGCGGCGGCGGACCGGTGGTCCTGCTGCTCGACGGGGACGACTGGCTGTATCTGCACCCGGCGACGACCGCGTTCGACTCGGCCGTCGCCAGTGGCGAGATGCCCCCGGTCACCCTCGTCTTCCTTCCGACCAGGGACAGGCAGGCCGAGTTCGGGTGCAGGCCCGAGCTGTGGGAGGCGGTCCGGGACGAACTCCTGCCGCTGGCCGCGGAATCCGGCGTACGCGCCGACCTCGACCGGCTGGTGGTCGCCGGGCAGAGTCTCGGCGGGCTGAGCGCGGTGTACGCGGCGCTGGAGTTTCCGGACCTGGTGTCCCGCGTCGCCTGCCAGTCGGGGTCGTTCTGGTGGACGCCCGACGCCATGGGCCTGGCGGACCCGTTGGGCGGCCCGCTCGGCGGATCCATCGCCGCGCGATTGCGGGACCGTGGTCCCGAACTGTCCGGGCTGCGGGTCGCGTTCGACGTGGGTGAACACGAGACGCGGATGCTGCCGCACTGTGAGCCGGTCGAGGCCTTGGCCGCGCAGGCGGGCGCGGCCGTGCGCGTCTCGCGTTCGGCCTCCGGCCATGACCGGGCGGGGTGGCGGCATGCCCTGCTCAGGGATGTGGCCTGGGCGCTGGGCGCTCCGCGAGGAGCAGCGTGA
- a CDS encoding MbtH family protein yields MSTNPFDDTEGRFLVLVNEEGQHSLWPSFAEVPGGWTIVFNENTREACLDFVEASWTDLRPRSLTASMEG; encoded by the coding sequence ATGAGCACCAACCCGTTCGACGACACCGAAGGCCGTTTCCTGGTCCTGGTGAACGAGGAGGGCCAGCACTCACTCTGGCCGTCCTTCGCCGAGGTGCCCGGGGGGTGGACGATCGTCTTCAACGAGAACACCCGAGAGGCATGCCTGGACTTCGTCGAGGCCAGCTGGACCGATCTGCGCCCCCGGTCCCTCACGGCGTCCATGGAGGGCTGA